A single genomic interval of Gossypium raimondii isolate GPD5lz chromosome 11, ASM2569854v1, whole genome shotgun sequence harbors:
- the LOC128034840 gene encoding CMP-sialic acid transporter 1-like, with the protein MFFLYKILDFSCSFVNNAVTTDRRNELLKGCSVGLVGQMPAILVKSVQGCGEASCDSLFSAPIQGYMLGVLSACLSALAGVYTEFLMKQNNDSLYWQNVQLYTFGAILNMARLVVDDFRAGYEKGPWWQRLFNGYSVTTWMVVLNLGSTGLLVSWLMKYADNIVKVYSTSMAMLLTMVLSVFLFSFKPTLQFLKHTETFWGSSDGYAASFVWQLLNIGLLILLFLAFFQLFLGIIICMMSLHMYFAPPSMLVGLPPTVRSDPDSLVIVSDDHKAES; encoded by the exons ATGTTTTTCCTTTacaagattttagattttagcTGCAGCTTTGTTAACAATGCAGTGACCACAGACCGCCGCAATGAATTGCTTAAAGGTTGTTCTGTTGGATTGGTGGGACAAATGCCTGCTATTTTAGTTAAGAGT GTCCAAGGTTGTGGAGAGGCTTCATGTGATTCCCTCTTCTCAGCAccaattcaaggatacatgtTAGGAGTTTTATCTGCTTGTCTTTCCGCATTGGCTGGCGTGTATACGGAGTTCTTGATGAAGCAAAACAATGATAGCTTATACTGGCAGAATGTACAGTTGTACAC GTTTGGTGCAATCTTGAACATGGCACGGCTTGTAGTTGATGATTTTAGAGCTGGATATGAGAAAGGACCTTGGTGGCAACGGCTGTTTAATGGATACAGCGTCACCACTTGGATGGTTGTGTTAAATCTAGGTTCTACTGGGCTTTTGGTTTCATGGTTAATGAAATATGCTGACAATATAGTCAAG GTATATTCCACATCGATGGCCATGCTATTGACAATGGTTCTCTCTGTGTTCCTCTTCAGTTTCAAGCCAACACTTCAG TTCTTGAAACATACAGAAACTTTTTGGGGCTCCTCTGACGGTTATGCTGCTAGTTTTGTTTGGCAATTGTTGAACATTGGATTGCTTATTTTGCTCTTCTTGGCATTTTTTCAGCTTTTCTTGGGAATCATTATTTGCATGATGTCTCTACATATGTATTTTGCTCCTCCAAGTATGCTTGTAGGCCTGCCTCCAACAGTTAGATCAGATCCAGATAGCCTTGTCATTGTTTCAGATGACCATAAAGCAGAGTCATGA
- the LOC105802774 gene encoding tubulin gamma-1 chain, whose amino-acid sequence MPREIITLQVGQCGNQIGMEFWKQLCLEHGISKEGILEDFATQGGDRKDVFFYQADDQHYIPRALLIDLEPRVINGIQNSEYKNLYNHENIFVSDHGGGAGNNWASGYHQGKGVEEDIMDMIDREADGSDSLEGFVLCHSIAGGTGSGMGSYLLEALNDRYSKKLVQTYSVFPNQMETSDVVVQPYNSLLTLKRLTLNADCVVVLDNTALNRIAVERLHLSNPTFAQTNSLVSTVMSASTTTLRYPGYMNNDLVGLLASLIPTPRCHFLMTGYTPLTVERQANVIRKTTVLDVMRRLLQTKNIMVSSYARTKEASQAKYISILNIIQGEVDPTQVHESLQRIRERKLVNFIEWGPASIQVALSRKSPYVQTAHRVSGLMLASHTSIRHLFSKCLSQYEKLRKKQAFLDNYRKFPMFADNDLSEFDESRDIIESLVDEYKACESPDYIKWGMEDPDNLTGEGNASGTLDPKLAV is encoded by the exons atgccGAGAGAAATCATAACACTGCAGGTGGGACAATGCGGGAACCAGATTGGAATGGAGTTTTGGAAACAGCTCTGCCTCGAACACGGCATCAGCAAAGAAGGCATTCTTGAAGATTTCGCTACTCAg GGAGGTGACAGGAAAGATGTCTTTTTCTACCAAGCTGACGATCAGCACTATATACCACGTGCTTTACTCATAGATTTGGAACCTAGAGTAATTAATGGAATTCAAAATAGTGAATACAAAAATCTATACAATCACGAAAACATCTTTGTTTCTGATCATGGTGGAGGTGCTGGAAACAACTGGGCCAGTGGATATCATCAG GGAAAGGGTGTTGAAGAGGATATAATGGACATGATTGACAGAGAAGCTGATGGAAGTGATAGTCTTGAGGGTTTTGTTCTCTGTCATTCAATTGCTGGAGGGACAGGCTCAG GTATGGGTTCCTATCTGTTGGAGGCTCTGAATGACCGCTACAGCAAGAAGCTGGTTCAGACTTATAGTGTATTTCCTAACCAGATGGAGACAAGCGATGTGGTGGTCCAGCCGTACAACTCACTTTTGACACTCAAACGACTAACGTTAAATGCTGATTGTGTTGTTGTTCTTGACAATACTGCACTCAATAGAATTGCTGTAGAACGTTTACATCTAAGTAATCCTACGTTTGCTCAAACAAATTCTTTGGTTTCCACTGTGATGTCTGCAAGCACAACTACATTGCGGTATCCAGGGTATATGAACAACGATTTGGTTGGTCTTCTTGCCTCTTTAATTCCAACCCCAAGAtgtcattttcttatgacaGGTTACACACCACTTACAGTGGAGCGCCAG GCCAATGTGATTCGCAAAACTACTGTCCTTGATGTTATGAGAAGACTTCTCCAG ACAAAAAATATTATGGTTTCCTCTTATGCACGCACAAAAGAAGCTAGCCAAGCAAAGTATATTTCCATACTGAATATCATTCAAGGGGAAGTAGATCCTACTCAG GTGCATGAAAGTCTACAGAGGATTCGTGAAAGAAAGCtagtaaattttattgaatgggGCCCTGCAAGTATTCAG GTTGCTCTTTCTAGAAAGTCCCCATATGTCCAGACTGCCCATAGG GTGAGTGGTCTTATGCTAGCAAGTCATACCAGTATCCGACACCTCTTCAGCAAATGTTTGAGCCAGTATGAGAAGTTGAGAAAGAAGCAAGCATTTCTTGACAATTATCGGAAGTTCCCAATGTTTGCT GACAATGACCTTTCTGAGTTTGATGAATCAAGGGACATAATTGAAAGTTTGGTTGACGAATACAAGGCTTGTGAGTCACCAGATTATATCAAATGGGGAATGGAG GATCCTGACAATTTAACTGGAGAAGGAAATGCCTCAGGAACACTGGATCCGAAATTGGCTGTGTGA